DNA sequence from the Pseudomonadota bacterium genome:
TAGTTCCACTAAAAGTAGAAAGAAGATGAATTTACACACTGCGCTACCTTTGCAAATAGGATTCCTCCCCAATAAGTGTGGGTGGGAAGCTACTGGATGATGGCATAACTATGGGCGGCAGTTGGAAGAAAAGCCGGTCGAAGAATGTAAGATAATGGATGCTGAGTCCCTGCGCTGGAAGCGGTTCACGTTCCCGCGCAGGGGTGTTCCATCTAATGTACCCACACTTATCGGTGAGGAACCAGATTTTCGAATCACACCAAAGTTTAGAAAGGAGGTATTAAGAGCCATCTGTACCTTTATGTACAGATGGCTTAGTTTTTTTCTCTACCTTCCCTCACAAGTGCCTTAGTCTGTGTTTGTAGCAGATCCCGAATCTCTATAAGAAGTTGCTCTCCGTGTGTCGGAGCTGGCGTGACGGCAGCTTGTTGTGTTTTTATCTTCATAACCCAGCCTAGGAACTTAACGATAAAGAAGAAGAGGGCGAGCGCTACTATCAGAAAGTTAACGACCTCACCGATAAAAAGTCCATACGGAATCGCTTTGCCGTTTAGCACGAACCTCCACCCTAGGTAGCCCTGCTCTCCAGGGATAAGGCAACCGGCAAGGGGCATAATTATATTCCTGACCAGCGAGTCGACGATCTTTCCAAAGGCTGCTCCGATAATTACGCCCACGGCGAGATCGACCACGTTGCCCTTGAAGGCAAAGGCCTTAAATTCCTCCAGAACTAAGATAGCTTTTTGTGTAACGTTCATGCTTAGACCCCCAATCAATTAGGCACAGGATACAATGCTAGGCCGCAAGTGTACTATACACAGAGGGCGCGGTTGGTAAAATCAGGTTCCTCACCGATAAGTGTGGGTACATTAGATGGAAAACCCCTGCGCGGGAACGTGAACCGCTTCCCGTTACCTGCTCCCGCTCCGATACCGGTTCACGTTCCAGCGCAGGGATTCAGCATCCATTATCTTACATTCTTCGACCGGCTTTTCTTCCAACTGCCGCGCATAGTTATGCCACCATCCAGTAGCTTCCCACCCACACTTATTGGGGAGGAACCTA
Encoded proteins:
- the mscL gene encoding large conductance mechanosensitive channel protein MscL → MNVTQKAILVLEEFKAFAFKGNVVDLAVGVIIGAAFGKIVDSLVRNIIMPLAGCLIPGEQGYLGWRFVLNGKAIPYGLFIGEVVNFLIVALALFFFIVKFLGWVMKIKTQQAAVTPAPTHGEQLLIEIRDLLQTQTKALVREGREKN